In one Longimicrobium sp. genomic region, the following are encoded:
- a CDS encoding prepilin-type N-terminal cleavage/methylation domain-containing protein: protein MTTLRSTRSTAGFTLVEVLVAIVVAGAVSAAAYGVVGSLAASRRAAERGREMAIPGAGARETLQEWVRAAALFDGSGRFDGADRRAAGLPRDELSFAVEDGGALRPGPRRVRLWIGRSSFGPSGLLAEISSLGPRSEPAETLVVARAAGGLDVRYRFTLRDRKVWTDAWASDSVLPEAVELRVTPAPEYAADPRAGGFPNLLRLPVRVPLRPGLQTLSGGTDAHRPAGLRPDCGALGAAPGCGPGR from the coding sequence ATGACGACCTTGCGATCCACCCGCTCCACCGCCGGCTTCACCTTGGTCGAGGTCCTCGTGGCCATCGTGGTGGCGGGCGCGGTGTCGGCGGCGGCGTACGGGGTGGTGGGGTCGCTGGCGGCGTCGCGGCGGGCGGCGGAGCGGGGCAGGGAGATGGCGATTCCCGGCGCCGGCGCGCGCGAGACGCTGCAGGAGTGGGTGCGCGCCGCCGCGCTCTTCGACGGCAGCGGGCGCTTCGACGGCGCGGACCGGCGCGCGGCCGGCCTCCCGCGCGACGAGCTGAGCTTCGCGGTGGAGGACGGCGGCGCGCTGCGTCCCGGACCCCGGCGGGTGCGGCTCTGGATCGGCCGCTCCTCCTTCGGCCCGTCCGGGCTGCTGGCCGAGATCTCCTCGCTCGGACCTCGGAGCGAGCCGGCCGAGACGCTGGTGGTCGCCCGCGCGGCGGGGGGGCTGGACGTGCGCTACCGCTTCACCCTGCGCGACCGGAAGGTTTGGACGGACGCGTGGGCGTCGGACTCGGTGCTCCCCGAGGCGGTGGAGCTTCGCGTGACCCCCGCCCCCGAGTACGCGGCCGACCCGCGCGCGGGCGGCTTTCCCAACCTGCTGCGGCTCCCGGTGCGGGTGCCGCTCAGGCCCGGCCTGCAGACCCTGAGCGGAGGAACGGATGCGCACCGACCGGCGGGGCTTCGCCCTGATTGCGGTGCTCTGGGCGCTGCTCCTGGCTGCGGCCCTGGCCGCTGA
- a CDS encoding GspH/FimT family pseudopilin, giving the protein MLGWATRGFTLIELLVVMAMLAIAASVAVPALRPPHERSAGAAADSLLHVLARARADAATRGTPVRVEVRPGDGAFAVTADADDGARDTLRAGTLPLPADGRVVAGRAGGDAARVSFDAAGRARADRIGVADAGGRIDITVDAWSGAAHAAR; this is encoded by the coding sequence ATGCTCGGGTGGGCCACGCGCGGCTTCACCCTGATCGAGCTGCTGGTGGTGATGGCGATGCTGGCGATCGCCGCTTCGGTGGCGGTTCCCGCGCTGCGGCCGCCGCACGAGCGGAGCGCCGGCGCCGCCGCGGACAGCCTGCTGCACGTGCTCGCCCGCGCCCGCGCCGATGCGGCCACGCGCGGCACCCCCGTCCGCGTGGAGGTGCGCCCCGGCGACGGCGCCTTCGCGGTCACCGCCGACGCGGACGACGGCGCGCGCGACACCCTGCGCGCGGGCACGCTCCCGCTCCCCGCCGACGGGCGCGTCGTGGCCGGCCGCGCGGGTGGAGACGCGGCGCGGGTGAGCTTCGACGCCGCCGGCCGCGCCCGCGCCGACCGCATCGGCGTGGCGGACGCGGGCGGGCGCATCGACATCACGGTGGACGCCTGGAGCGGGGCGGCGCATGCGGCTCGCTGA
- a CDS encoding type II secretion system protein, giving the protein MRLADRGGFTLIEAVVALLIVAVALVPLLGAARQALVNEAKVGPAREAVALAEARMEELSLLPPDSLAAYLAPREGRFAAPYGGWTWHALLRTEPQSPALIRAAVVVDWPGGSYSLETTFHRPEMLPEFSGR; this is encoded by the coding sequence ATGCGGCTCGCTGACCGCGGCGGCTTCACGCTGATCGAGGCGGTGGTGGCGCTGCTGATCGTGGCCGTCGCCCTGGTGCCGCTCCTCGGCGCCGCGCGGCAGGCGCTGGTGAACGAGGCGAAGGTCGGCCCCGCGCGCGAGGCCGTGGCGCTGGCCGAGGCGCGGATGGAAGAGCTGTCGCTTCTCCCGCCCGACTCGCTGGCCGCGTACCTGGCGCCGCGCGAGGGACGGTTCGCGGCGCCGTACGGCGGATGGACGTGGCACGCGCTCCTGCGCACCGAGCCGCAGTCGCCCGCGCTGATCCGCGCCGCGGTGGTGGTCGACTGGCCCGGCGGCAGCTACTCGCTGGAGACGACGTTCCATCGCCCCGAGATGCTGCCGGAGTTCAGCGGGCGGTAG
- a CDS encoding type II secretion system protein GspD, which produces MVRRAVAAAAAAILAATAVMTTPAAGQQQPAGVIRTPGGVQVDFQNTDMRLVVAALADAAGLNVVYGDLPQKTVTLRTTQPVAPSQLRVYLNSLLQANQLELKDEGAGLLRIVPNEAAAARAAQPQAASPAYAGPQDGSVRVFVHRLRHAPAEDMARSIGALFGIGDGAAGQDRAQSLTEQLRGQSLDANGQPRVPRAQPGMNAALQGQVQIFADARTNALLIRATPADYETLRQAIDQLDTRPLQVMIEVVIAEVRRNSQFGLGVDVRVPTQTIGNEGSTTIGGELIGGTAGDVALRILKLGNVQANVILHALAASGEVTILSRPVIMAQNNEPARILVGDQRPFIQISRSLPTDNAVRDQVIQYRDVGTQLTIRPTVNPDGYVTLAILQEVSNATSETQFGAPIISTREAETRLLVQDGHTVVIGGLIDHQRNSSNSGIPILKDIPILGALFRSTSRQKTSTELFLFLVPHVLYSDADMDSATQMVRDRTERLDRALPDSIPLFWKSQQDTTGAPGRPRAGTPLIAPQPAQPQQPPQGGGTPTPESDEVALVDVRRRN; this is translated from the coding sequence GTGGTCAGGCGCGCGGTCGCCGCGGCCGCCGCGGCGATCCTCGCCGCCACCGCCGTCATGACGACGCCGGCCGCGGGGCAGCAGCAGCCGGCGGGGGTCATCCGCACGCCGGGCGGCGTGCAGGTGGACTTCCAGAACACCGACATGCGCCTGGTCGTGGCCGCGCTGGCGGACGCGGCGGGGCTGAACGTGGTGTACGGCGACCTGCCGCAGAAGACGGTGACGCTGCGCACCACGCAGCCGGTGGCGCCGTCGCAGCTGCGCGTTTACCTGAACTCGCTGCTGCAGGCCAACCAGCTGGAGCTGAAGGACGAGGGCGCCGGGCTGCTGCGCATCGTGCCCAACGAGGCGGCGGCCGCGCGGGCGGCGCAGCCGCAGGCCGCGTCGCCGGCGTACGCGGGGCCGCAGGACGGCTCGGTGCGCGTGTTCGTCCACCGCCTGCGCCACGCGCCGGCCGAGGACATGGCCCGCAGCATCGGCGCGCTCTTCGGCATCGGCGACGGGGCGGCGGGGCAGGACCGCGCGCAGTCGCTCACCGAGCAGCTGCGCGGGCAGTCGCTGGACGCCAACGGCCAGCCGCGCGTCCCCCGCGCGCAGCCGGGGATGAACGCGGCGCTGCAGGGCCAGGTGCAGATCTTCGCCGACGCGCGGACGAACGCCTTGCTGATCCGCGCCACCCCGGCGGACTACGAGACGCTGCGGCAGGCCATCGACCAGCTGGACACGCGCCCGCTGCAGGTGATGATCGAGGTGGTGATCGCCGAGGTGCGCCGCAACAGCCAGTTCGGGCTGGGGGTGGACGTCCGGGTGCCGACGCAGACCATCGGCAACGAGGGGAGCACCACCATCGGCGGCGAGCTGATCGGCGGCACGGCGGGCGACGTGGCACTGCGCATCCTGAAGCTGGGGAACGTGCAGGCCAACGTCATCCTGCACGCGCTGGCGGCCAGCGGCGAGGTCACCATCCTCTCGCGCCCCGTCATCATGGCGCAGAACAACGAGCCCGCGCGCATCCTGGTGGGCGACCAGCGGCCGTTCATCCAGATCTCCCGCTCGCTGCCCACCGACAACGCGGTGCGCGACCAGGTGATCCAGTACCGCGACGTGGGCACGCAGCTCACCATCCGCCCCACGGTGAACCCGGACGGCTACGTGACGCTGGCCATCCTGCAGGAGGTGAGCAACGCGACCAGCGAGACGCAGTTCGGCGCGCCCATCATCTCCACGCGCGAGGCGGAGACGCGGCTGCTGGTGCAGGACGGGCACACGGTGGTCATCGGCGGCCTCATCGACCACCAGCGCAACAGCAGCAACTCGGGGATCCCGATCCTCAAGGACATCCCCATCCTGGGCGCGCTCTTCCGCTCCACCAGCCGGCAGAAGACGTCGACCGAGCTCTTCCTTTTCCTCGTCCCGCACGTGCTGTACAGCGACGCGGACATGGACAGCGCCACGCAGATGGTGCGCGACCGCACCGAGCGGCTGGACCGCGCGCTCCCGGACTCGATCCCGCTCTTCTGGAAGAGCCAGCAGGACACCACCGGCGCCCCCGGCCGCCCGCGCGCGGGCACGCCGCTGATCGCCCCGCAGCCCGCGCAGCCGCAGCAGCCCCCGCAGGGCGGCGGCACCCCCACGCCCGAGTCCGATGAAGTGGCATTAGTGGACGTAAGGCGGAGGAATTAG
- a CDS encoding sigma-54 dependent transcriptional regulator yields the protein MVPYRSSAATAAAVPARVLSAVPPREPAEAAFLARSPRALAALKVARQVADSTATVLVQGESGTGKELLARIVHESSRRARGPFVAVNCAAIPETLLESELFGHERGAFTGASARRLGRFERASGGTLFLDEVGDMSPTMQAKILRVLQEHEIERVGGETSVRVDVRVVAATNRDLEAEVAAGRFREDLYYRLAVVVVQLPALRERGDDVDLLASRFLEHFAAEHGRPVRALAPEAADRLRAYGWPGNVRQLRNVMERAVLVADGDALRAEHLPPEVLSATDPPEPDADRFLPLRELERRHIRRALDLTGGNLGDTARMLGIHRNTLRQKLRQIRSA from the coding sequence ATGGTTCCGTACCGCAGCAGCGCCGCCACCGCGGCCGCCGTGCCCGCGCGCGTGCTGAGCGCCGTGCCGCCGCGCGAGCCCGCCGAGGCCGCGTTCCTGGCGCGCAGCCCGCGCGCGCTGGCGGCGCTGAAGGTGGCGCGGCAGGTGGCCGACAGTACCGCCACCGTGCTGGTGCAGGGCGAGAGCGGCACCGGCAAGGAATTGCTGGCCCGCATCGTCCACGAGAGCAGCCGGCGCGCGCGCGGGCCGTTCGTGGCGGTGAACTGCGCCGCCATCCCCGAGACGCTGCTGGAGAGCGAGCTCTTCGGGCACGAGCGCGGCGCCTTCACCGGCGCGTCGGCGCGGCGGCTGGGGCGCTTCGAACGCGCCAGCGGCGGCACGCTGTTCCTGGACGAGGTGGGCGACATGAGCCCCACCATGCAGGCCAAGATCCTGCGCGTCCTGCAGGAGCACGAGATCGAGCGCGTGGGCGGCGAGACCTCCGTCCGGGTCGACGTGCGCGTCGTCGCGGCGACGAACCGCGACCTGGAGGCCGAGGTCGCCGCCGGGCGCTTCCGCGAGGACCTGTACTACCGCCTGGCCGTGGTCGTGGTGCAGCTCCCCGCGCTTCGCGAGCGGGGCGACGACGTGGACCTGCTGGCCAGCCGCTTCCTGGAGCACTTCGCGGCCGAGCACGGGCGCCCGGTGCGCGCGCTGGCGCCCGAGGCGGCAGACCGGCTGCGGGCGTACGGCTGGCCGGGGAACGTGCGCCAGCTCCGCAACGTGATGGAGCGCGCCGTCCTGGTGGCCGACGGCGACGCCCTCCGCGCCGAGCACCTGCCGCCCGAGGTGCTGAGCGCCACCGACCCGCCCGAGCCCGACGCCGACCGCTTCCTCCCGCTGCGCGAGCTGGAGCGGCGCCACATCCGCCGCGCGCTGGACCTCACCGGCGGCAACCTGGGCGACACCGCGCGCATGCTGGGCATCCATCGCAACACGCTGCGGCAGAAGCTGAGGCAGATACGAAGTGCGTGA
- a CDS encoding type II secretion system protein GspK: MRTDRRGFALIAVLWALLLAAALAAELQSGARGDLRGASAARLAGRARWAARGGLAHAEEALRARLNASSAAGLPPATDTSVVRPGELDYDGVKVRVTVTDARAKVQLNLAPAAELRALGTAAGLSPDVSYAMAYAIVDWRAKNGSRWAAAPEDTLAAAVRPPAGAFRTVEELRQVPGVTGEMYRAVAPLLSVAGDGRVNLNSAPMAVLRTLPGFDASSARAVIERRRAAPFLSAYEVVAALRPGERERVQDRMAELLARIAFTPRYGEVRVEARGKGPAERARIRAVAVLAGGRLAPLTEIEER, translated from the coding sequence ATGCGCACCGACCGGCGGGGCTTCGCCCTGATTGCGGTGCTCTGGGCGCTGCTCCTGGCTGCGGCCCTGGCCGCTGAGCTCCAGTCCGGCGCCCGTGGCGACCTGCGCGGCGCCTCGGCGGCGCGCCTGGCCGGGCGCGCCCGCTGGGCCGCGCGCGGCGGGCTGGCCCATGCCGAGGAGGCGCTCCGCGCGCGCTTGAACGCCTCGTCCGCGGCCGGCCTTCCGCCCGCCACCGACACCTCCGTGGTCCGCCCCGGGGAGCTGGACTACGACGGCGTGAAGGTGCGCGTGACCGTCACCGACGCCCGCGCGAAGGTGCAGCTCAATCTCGCCCCCGCCGCCGAGCTGCGCGCACTGGGAACGGCAGCCGGGCTGTCGCCGGACGTGAGCTACGCCATGGCCTACGCGATCGTGGACTGGCGGGCGAAGAACGGATCGCGCTGGGCCGCCGCGCCGGAAGACACCCTGGCCGCCGCGGTCCGCCCCCCCGCCGGCGCCTTCCGGACGGTGGAGGAGCTGCGCCAGGTGCCGGGGGTGACGGGGGAGATGTACCGCGCCGTGGCCCCCCTGCTGAGCGTGGCGGGCGACGGCCGGGTGAACCTGAACTCCGCGCCGATGGCGGTGCTGCGGACGCTGCCGGGGTTCGACGCGAGCTCCGCGCGGGCGGTGATCGAGCGGCGGCGGGCCGCGCCCTTCCTCAGCGCGTACGAGGTGGTGGCGGCGCTCCGGCCCGGCGAGCGCGAGCGGGTGCAGGACCGGATGGCCGAGCTGCTGGCCCGCATCGCCTTCACCCCGCGTTATGGCGAGGTGCGGGTGGAGGCGCGGGGGAAGGGGCCGGCCGAGCGCGCGCGGATCCGCGCGGTGGCGGTGCTGGCGGGCGGCAGGCTGGCGCCGCTGACGGAGATCGAGGAACGCTGA